The following coding sequences are from one Vulpes vulpes isolate BD-2025 chromosome 12, VulVul3, whole genome shotgun sequence window:
- the IFNB1 gene encoding interferon beta, which yields MTGRCIVQTTLLLYFSTMALAMSNDLLRFQLSSSSLECQELLLQLNGTPEYCLKDRVNFEIPEEIEKSRQFQKEDIILITHEMFQKIFDIFRRNISRTGWNETIVENLLVKLHWQKEHLEIILEDVKEKENFTWDNRTLLHLKKYYLRIVQYLKAKEYSICAWTIVRAEICRNFFFLNILTDYLQN from the coding sequence ATGACCGGTAGATGCATCGTCCAAACAACTCTCCTGTTGTATTTCTCCACCATGGCTCTTGCCATGAGCAACGACTTGCTTCGATTCCAACTAAGCAGCAGCAGTTTGGAGTGTCAGGAGCTCCTATTACAGTTGAATGGAACCCCTGAATATTGCCTCAAGGACAGGGTAAACTTCGAGATCCCTGAGGAGATCGAGAAATCACGCCAGTTCCAGAAGGAGGACATCATATTGATCACCCATGAGATGTTCCAGAAGATCTTTGATATTTTCAGGAGAAATATCTCTAGAACAGGATGGAATGAGACTATTGTCGAGAACCTTCTTGTGAAGCTCCACTGGCAGAAGGAACATCTGGAGATAATCCTGGAGGAcgtcaaagagaaggaaaacttcACCTGGGACAACAGGACTCTTCTGCACCTGAAGAAATATTACTTAAGGATTGTGCAGTACCTGAAGGCCAAGGAATACAGCATCTGTGCCTGGACAATAGTCCGAGCAGAAATCTGCAGgaactttttcttccttaatataCTTACAGATTATCTCCAGAACTGA